In the genome of Actinomadura graeca, one region contains:
- a CDS encoding phosphoglyceromutase translates to MATLVLLRHGESVWNAEGLFTGWVDVDLSAKGESEATRGGDLLLDADITPDVVHTSLLKRAIRTANIALDVADLLWIPVRRSWRLNERHYGALQGKNKAQTREEFGEQQFMTWRRSYDTPPPPIKDDDPLSQVNDLRYAELPSELIPRTECLADVVDRLLPYWYDAIVPDLAAGRTVLVAAHGNSLRALVKHLDDVTDEQIVGLNIPTGIPLVYELDDDFAPLKRGGEYLDPAAAKAAIEAVKNQGAAKKK, encoded by the coding sequence ATGGCGACGTTGGTATTGCTCCGGCATGGCGAAAGCGTGTGGAACGCCGAAGGGCTGTTCACCGGCTGGGTGGACGTGGACCTGTCCGCGAAGGGCGAGAGCGAGGCGACCCGGGGCGGCGACCTGCTCCTGGACGCCGACATCACCCCGGACGTGGTGCACACCTCCCTGCTGAAGCGGGCCATCCGCACCGCCAACATCGCGCTGGACGTCGCGGACCTCCTCTGGATCCCCGTCCGCCGCTCCTGGCGGCTCAACGAGCGCCACTACGGGGCGCTCCAGGGCAAGAACAAGGCGCAGACCCGTGAGGAGTTCGGCGAGCAGCAGTTCATGACCTGGCGCCGCTCCTACGACACCCCGCCGCCCCCGATCAAGGACGACGACCCGCTCTCGCAGGTGAACGACCTGCGCTACGCCGAGCTCCCGTCCGAGCTGATCCCGCGCACCGAGTGCCTCGCCGACGTCGTCGACCGCCTCCTGCCCTACTGGTACGACGCGATCGTCCCCGACCTCGCCGCCGGGAGGACCGTCCTGGTCGCCGCGCACGGCAACTCCCTCCGCGCCCTCGTCAAGCACCTGGACGACGTCACCGACGAGCAGATCGTCGGCCTGAACATCCCCACCGGCATCCCCCTCGTCTACGAGCTGGACGACGACTTCGCCCCGCTCAAGCGCGGGGGCGAGTACCTCGACCCGGCCGCCGCCAAGGCCGCGATCGAGGCCGTCAAGAACCAGGGCGCCGCCAAGAAGAAGTAG
- a CDS encoding alpha/beta fold hydrolase, translated as MAPAITGFDRRRVPVAEGVSLNAAVGGSGSPVVLLHGFPQTHLMWRHVAADLAADHTVICPDLRGYGDSDKPGETGPDVYSKRTMAADIVALARALGHDRFALAGHDRGALVAFRAGLDHPETITHLACLDVLPTLDMWDAMRGASATVGFHLFLMAQPPGLPETMIEASADAFFGHFLDVWANDPAAIPADVRGAYLEASRPAVPSIVADYRASAGIDIEHDRAGLDAGVRLRMPVSVLQQDWGAALGFDAAALWRRWAPDLRHTTVTCGHFMAEEAPQVVAKALRDLLER; from the coding sequence ATGGCACCTGCCATCACCGGTTTCGACCGGCGGCGCGTCCCGGTCGCGGAGGGCGTGTCGCTGAACGCGGCCGTCGGCGGCTCGGGGAGCCCCGTCGTGCTGCTGCACGGCTTCCCGCAGACCCACCTGATGTGGCGGCACGTGGCCGCCGACCTCGCGGCCGACCACACCGTGATCTGCCCGGACCTGCGCGGCTACGGCGACAGCGACAAGCCCGGCGAGACCGGTCCCGATGTGTACTCCAAGCGGACCATGGCCGCCGACATAGTCGCGCTGGCGCGCGCGCTGGGCCACGACCGGTTCGCGCTGGCCGGGCACGACCGCGGGGCCCTGGTCGCCTTCCGCGCAGGGCTCGACCACCCGGAGACCATTACGCACCTGGCATGCCTCGACGTCCTGCCGACCCTGGACATGTGGGACGCGATGCGCGGCGCGTCCGCGACGGTCGGCTTCCACCTGTTCCTGATGGCGCAGCCGCCCGGCCTGCCCGAGACGATGATCGAGGCGAGCGCGGACGCGTTCTTCGGCCATTTCCTCGACGTCTGGGCGAACGACCCCGCCGCGATCCCGGCCGACGTGCGCGGCGCTTACCTGGAGGCGAGCCGACCGGCGGTGCCGTCGATCGTGGCCGACTACCGCGCGTCCGCCGGGATCGACATCGAGCACGACCGGGCCGGCCTCGACGCGGGCGTCCGGCTGCGCATGCCGGTGAGCGTGCTCCAGCAGGACTGGGGCGCGGCGCTCGGGTTCGACGCGGCGGCCCTCTGGCGCCGGTGGGCGCCCGACCTGCGGCACACGACCGTCACGTGCGGGCACTTCATGGCCGAGGAGGCGCCGCAGGTCGTCGCGAAGGCCCTGCGGGACCTGCTGGAACGCTGA
- a CDS encoding BTAD domain-containing putative transcriptional regulator: MFGVLGPVTAWDGAGNAIDLKGPRHRAVLARLIIARGRVVPVGRLVDDLWTAPPEGAVAAVRTFVAALRRALEPERPPRARPRLLVTEGPGYALRTSDVDAWWFEDAASATSPARLEEALARWRGPAYADFADEPWTQAERSRLAELRLRTVERLGEARLSRGLAAEAVPDLDAHTSDHPWREDAWRLLALALYRSGRQGDALAVLRRARALLVEELGVDPGPSLQRLEADILRQDDHLGGDAAARVWSRTAAAYDRTVASGARSRLESAAGLLRDLAVTGGGGLEAAREHRMAAIAAAEELGDAELTARMIGAYDVPAIWTRSDDPHQAAQVVAAAERALTALPPARAADGRPLDGHAVDGPGAEGRAAIRARLLATIALESRGTRSTRGMEAARQAEAIARRLDDPALLAFALNAVFMQTFTRTGLAPERDRIGAELVALAGRHGLVNAEILGHLVRLQARSALADFSAADRHASAADALAARHERPLVTVFTEWYRAMRQAATGQASESAYRDAAALLDGAGMPGLENGLLPLALLSLRVLDDRPAPIEPLDWGPYEPWARPLVLLARNRPAEAAAAVRRVPDPPRDLLQEALWCLAARAAIAVGDRTTMLRARAALTPAKRELAGAASGLLTLGPVKTHLADLVRAL, encoded by the coding sequence GTGTTCGGTGTGCTGGGACCCGTGACGGCCTGGGACGGCGCCGGTAACGCGATCGACCTGAAGGGCCCGCGGCACCGCGCCGTCCTGGCCCGCCTGATCATCGCCCGCGGCCGCGTCGTCCCCGTCGGCCGCCTCGTCGACGACCTGTGGACGGCCCCGCCCGAGGGCGCTGTCGCCGCCGTCCGCACCTTCGTCGCCGCCCTGCGCCGCGCCCTCGAACCCGAGCGTCCGCCCCGCGCGCGCCCCCGGCTACTGGTGACCGAGGGCCCCGGATACGCCCTGCGCACCAGCGACGTGGACGCCTGGTGGTTCGAGGACGCCGCGTCCGCGACGTCACCGGCCCGCCTGGAGGAGGCCCTCGCCCGGTGGCGCGGCCCCGCCTACGCCGACTTCGCGGACGAGCCCTGGACCCAGGCCGAACGCTCCCGCCTGGCCGAACTCCGCCTGCGCACCGTCGAGCGGCTGGGCGAGGCCCGCCTGTCCCGGGGGCTGGCGGCCGAGGCGGTACCGGACCTGGACGCGCACACCTCCGACCACCCCTGGCGCGAGGACGCCTGGCGCCTGCTGGCCCTGGCCCTCTACCGCTCCGGCAGGCAGGGCGACGCCCTCGCCGTCCTGCGCCGCGCGCGGGCCCTCCTGGTCGAGGAACTGGGCGTGGATCCCGGCCCGTCCCTCCAGCGTCTCGAAGCGGACATCCTCCGCCAGGACGACCATCTCGGCGGTGACGCGGCGGCCCGGGTGTGGAGCCGGACGGCCGCCGCCTACGACCGCACCGTCGCGTCCGGCGCCCGCTCCCGCCTGGAGTCGGCGGCCGGGCTCCTGCGCGACCTCGCGGTGACCGGGGGCGGCGGCCTGGAGGCGGCCCGCGAGCACCGGATGGCCGCCATCGCGGCGGCCGAGGAGCTGGGCGACGCCGAGCTGACGGCCCGCATGATCGGCGCCTACGACGTCCCGGCGATCTGGACCCGCTCCGACGACCCGCACCAGGCCGCCCAGGTCGTGGCCGCCGCCGAGCGGGCCCTGACCGCCCTCCCGCCCGCCCGCGCCGCGGATGGACGGCCACTGGACGGACACGCCGTGGATGGGCCCGGCGCCGAGGGCCGCGCCGCGATCCGCGCGCGCCTGCTGGCCACCATCGCCCTGGAGTCGCGCGGCACCCGCTCCACGCGCGGCATGGAGGCCGCCCGCCAGGCCGAGGCCATCGCCCGGCGCCTGGACGATCCCGCCCTGCTGGCCTTCGCGCTCAACGCCGTGTTCATGCAGACGTTCACCCGGACGGGCCTGGCCCCCGAACGCGACCGGATCGGCGCCGAGCTGGTCGCCCTCGCCGGGCGCCACGGCCTCGTCAACGCCGAGATCCTGGGCCATCTCGTCCGGCTCCAGGCCAGAAGCGCCCTGGCGGACTTCTCCGCCGCCGACCGGCACGCGTCCGCCGCCGACGCCCTCGCCGCGCGCCACGAACGGCCGCTCGTCACCGTCTTCACGGAGTGGTACCGGGCGATGCGCCAGGCCGCCACCGGGCAGGCGTCCGAGTCCGCCTACCGGGACGCCGCGGCACTCCTGGACGGAGCGGGCATGCCCGGACTGGAGAACGGCCTCCTCCCGCTGGCCCTGCTCTCGTTGCGCGTACTGGACGACCGGCCCGCCCCGATCGAGCCCCTGGACTGGGGACCGTACGAACCCTGGGCCCGTCCGCTGGTGCTTCTGGCACGGAACCGTCCCGCCGAGGCGGCGGCCGCCGTCCGCCGGGTACCGGACCCACCCAGGGACCTCCTGCAAGAAGCCCTCTGGTGCCTGGCCGCCCGCGCCGCCATCGCCGTGGGCGACCGGACCACGATGCTGCGCGCCCGCGCCGCGCTGACCCCCGCGAAGCGCGAGCTGGCGGGAGCCGCCAGCGGCCTGCTCACGCTGGGGCCCGTGAAGACCCATCTGGCCGACCTCGTCCGGGCCCTCTGA
- a CDS encoding helix-turn-helix domain-containing protein, with the protein MATGRHIPTVASARLARELRARRERAGFNQEIVAEEMGWAESKLYRIENDKSRVLQRDVKRLLAMYGVDGQEADSLVELARLAREPDWWHRYSGSIPKWFQVYVVSEATASHIVGYESELVPGIMQTRGYARAVLTTTPVPEADEKVEERIIVRVTRQARLTADEPLDVRFILNEAVVRRTVGGREIMREQIEHLIRLAELPNVTLQILPFAAGEHGAMHGAFKLLRFSGGDDADKVYIEQHIGSLSTQKPHEVGRYTLMFDHLRVQALGPEQTLAMLREVAAALT; encoded by the coding sequence ATGGCCACAGGAAGGCACATCCCCACAGTCGCGAGCGCACGGCTGGCGCGGGAACTGCGCGCCCGGCGGGAGAGGGCCGGGTTCAACCAGGAAATCGTGGCCGAGGAGATGGGGTGGGCCGAAAGCAAGCTCTACCGCATCGAGAACGACAAGAGCCGCGTCCTGCAACGGGACGTGAAGCGGCTGCTCGCCATGTACGGCGTCGACGGCCAGGAGGCCGACTCGCTCGTGGAATTGGCGCGCCTGGCCCGTGAACCCGACTGGTGGCACCGGTACTCCGGGTCGATTCCGAAGTGGTTCCAGGTCTATGTCGTCTCGGAGGCCACCGCGTCCCACATCGTCGGCTACGAATCGGAATTGGTGCCCGGCATCATGCAGACCAGGGGGTACGCGCGGGCCGTCCTCACCACCACGCCGGTGCCCGAGGCCGACGAGAAGGTCGAGGAGAGGATCATCGTCCGGGTGACGCGCCAGGCGCGGCTGACCGCGGACGAGCCGCTCGATGTGCGTTTCATCCTGAACGAGGCGGTCGTCCGGCGCACCGTGGGCGGGCGGGAGATCATGCGCGAGCAGATCGAGCATCTGATCAGGCTCGCTGAACTGCCCAACGTCACCTTGCAGATCCTGCCTTTCGCCGCCGGAGAACACGGCGCGATGCACGGCGCGTTCAAGCTGCTGCGGTTCTCCGGAGGAGACGACGCCGACAAGGTGTACATCGAACAGCACATCGGCAGTCTCTCGACGCAGAAACCGCATGAGGTCGGCCGGTACACGCTGATGTTCGACCACTTGCGCGTGCAGGCCCTGGGCCCCGAGCAGACCCTCGCGATGCTGCGCGAGGTGGCCGCGGCACTGACGTAG